In Kytococcus sedentarius DSM 20547, the sequence AAGGCGGTCCTCCGAGGAGAACCGCCTTCATCGGAACCAGGGTTCGCGATCAGGTGTTGGGTCGCTTGCCGTGATTCGCGCCCTTCTTGCGCTTGGTCTTGCGCTTGCGCGCGCGCTTGCTCGACATGATGACCTCCT encodes:
- a CDS encoding 50S ribosomal protein bL37 codes for the protein MSSKRARKRKTKRKKGANHGKRPNT